A region from the Methanofollis liminatans DSM 4140 genome encodes:
- a CDS encoding DUF1743 domain-containing protein, with amino-acid sequence MITLTPEDVKARFGPLFAQKFIVMVDEQAGMAEILETCRHRGTIEWDMMNRRRAGGVLASAGVQGSSMTMRARLGREDAHFGAAGKEIGGQALEGVEVQGDEVVTTWAGIAGAGVGVAACLPQAPGVIRAEYPTEDDLRIGGARVCRVRIVSPVYEKVTIGIDDTDTKEDGATWVLALKCAEACRVAGAEYLNMRLVQLNPAVPKKTTNCVGSVLNFAVRPGAVDELLAFVKDYIEKNAVSGDTGIAYYRGIDVPQSEYARKIKTEILEREEVEAEAERIGVTFIDSARSKGRIGAFGAVLWGNCGVEAAGLYGERPDGGI; translated from the coding sequence ATGATCACGCTCACGCCAGAGGATGTAAAGGCCCGGTTCGGGCCGCTGTTCGCGCAGAAATTTATTGTCATGGTAGACGAACAGGCCGGAATGGCCGAGATCCTGGAGACCTGTCGGCACCGCGGCACCATCGAGTGGGACATGATGAACCGGCGGCGTGCCGGCGGTGTGCTCGCCTCCGCCGGGGTGCAGGGTTCCTCCATGACGATGCGTGCACGTCTCGGCCGCGAGGACGCACATTTCGGTGCAGCGGGCAAGGAGATCGGCGGGCAGGCCCTTGAGGGCGTGGAGGTGCAGGGCGACGAGGTCGTGACCACCTGGGCCGGCATTGCGGGCGCCGGGGTCGGCGTCGCCGCCTGCCTCCCGCAGGCCCCGGGCGTGATCCGCGCCGAGTACCCGACCGAGGACGACCTCCGTATCGGCGGCGCCCGCGTCTGCCGCGTGCGGATCGTCTCGCCGGTCTATGAGAAGGTGACGATCGGGATCGACGACACCGACACGAAGGAGGACGGGGCGACCTGGGTGCTTGCCCTGAAGTGCGCCGAGGCGTGCAGGGTGGCCGGTGCCGAGTACCTTAATATGCGGCTTGTGCAGCTCAACCCGGCAGTGCCGAAGAAGACGACGAACTGCGTCGGATCAGTGCTGAATTTTGCTGTACGCCCGGGAGCGGTCGACGAACTCCTGGCGTTCGTGAAGGACTACATCGAGAAAAACGCCGTCTCGGGCGACACCGGGATTGCGTATTACCGGGGCATCGACGTCCCGCAGTCAGAGTACGCCCGGAAGATCAAGACCGAGATCCTGGAGAGGGAGGAGGTCGAGGCCGAGGCAGAGAGGATCGGTGTCACGTTCATCGATTCGGCGCGGAGCAAGGGGCGTATCGGTGCCTTTGGTGCGGTTCTCTGGGGAAATTGCGGTGTGGAAGCGGCGGGGCTATATGGAGAGAGACCTGACGGCGGGATCTGA
- the mmp11 gene encoding methanogenesis marker protein 11: MERDLTAGSEGLPDPYVVSYPLIVGIADPGGDRIEVVEFYECIGGAQWVRRHYAQSPIVASARSVGGTTRYVLRAGAAPLDLEGSRFPAGIAGASVDGDEIAVAYLGMGGGGVGAAACRARAGGVIGADCDESGGGKVAGSTIRLPRRERVIIGVDDTDTPEAGATWTLVHNIAKAVADDASVYLSHTIVQLFPVPFRTKNCVACAVEFASTDPDGLVGRFADLLRRHTLSEETGMAVHIGFDPSPLRAYGEAVKRGQVSRADLDAVSGHVRVVMDGRGLIGAVAAIPFYTDFEEALALWTG, translated from the coding sequence ATGGAGAGAGACCTGACGGCGGGATCTGAGGGGCTGCCTGATCCCTATGTGGTCTCGTACCCCCTGATCGTCGGGATCGCCGATCCCGGCGGCGACAGAATCGAGGTGGTGGAGTTCTACGAGTGCATCGGCGGGGCGCAGTGGGTGCGCCGCCACTATGCGCAGAGCCCGATCGTGGCCTCGGCCCGCAGCGTCGGGGGGACGACCCGCTATGTGCTCAGGGCCGGTGCGGCGCCTCTGGACCTCGAAGGTTCCCGGTTTCCCGCGGGCATCGCCGGCGCCTCCGTGGACGGGGACGAGATTGCCGTCGCCTACCTGGGGATGGGCGGCGGCGGCGTGGGTGCGGCGGCATGCCGGGCCCGCGCCGGCGGGGTGATTGGCGCCGACTGCGACGAGTCGGGCGGGGGAAAAGTGGCGGGATCGACGATCCGCCTCCCCCGCAGGGAGCGGGTGATCATCGGGGTCGATGATACCGACACCCCGGAGGCCGGGGCCACCTGGACGCTCGTTCACAACATCGCAAAGGCCGTGGCCGACGATGCCTCGGTCTATCTCTCGCATACGATCGTCCAGCTCTTCCCGGTGCCGTTCAGGACGAAGAACTGCGTCGCCTGTGCGGTGGAGTTCGCTTCCACCGATCCCGACGGGCTTGTCGGGAGGTTTGCCGATCTGCTCCGGCGGCACACCCTCTCCGAGGAGACCGGGATGGCCGTCCACATCGGCTTCGACCCGTCGCCCCTGCGGGCGTACGGCGAGGCGGTGAAACGCGGGCAGGTCTCCCGCGCCGACCTCGATGCCGTTTCAGGGCATGTGAGGGTCGTGATGGACGGCCGCGGCCTGATCGGGGCGGTGGCGGCGATTCCCTTCTATACCGACTTCGAGGAGGCGCTCGCCCTATGGACTGGCTGA
- a CDS encoding radical SAM protein — translation MDWLNLKAALLAEGRVKMVGVPAGAYLASSTAGPGAGGKGAVFFSVDGRRIRLAVDPEASLTLIHEGKGNAVIPFRGEMVRGVLEAPGLHCPRQAYITLSERCIFSCRYCAVPGSGGRTKTTAEVVALVRSVLNRIDAVSITSGVAGSVEEEERRALEVVRALAPFDLPIGVSIYPTRNTPRLLWEAGVAEVKFNIEAATPGIFAEMCPGQDWNLLWEVLAASVRLFGKNHVQSNIIVGLGESDDEMEEAIRQLCRLGVIPILRPLTPAAGLSHYRRPDASRLLRLHAVAAREMAAAGLDAVQARTMCAACTGCDLIPGRD, via the coding sequence ATGGACTGGCTGAACCTGAAGGCCGCACTCCTCGCAGAGGGGCGGGTAAAGATGGTGGGCGTCCCTGCGGGAGCGTACCTGGCATCGTCCACCGCCGGGCCCGGCGCCGGGGGGAAGGGGGCGGTCTTCTTCTCGGTCGATGGGCGGCGGATCCGCCTTGCCGTCGACCCGGAGGCCTCCCTCACCCTCATCCATGAGGGGAAGGGGAATGCCGTGATCCCGTTCAGGGGCGAGATGGTCAGAGGGGTGCTCGAAGCGCCTGGCCTCCACTGCCCGCGCCAGGCGTACATCACCCTCTCTGAGCGGTGCATCTTCTCGTGCCGCTACTGTGCGGTGCCGGGAAGCGGCGGCCGGACGAAGACGACGGCCGAGGTTGTCGCCCTGGTGCGCTCGGTCCTGAACCGGATCGACGCCGTTTCGATCACCTCGGGCGTCGCCGGCAGTGTCGAGGAGGAGGAGCGGCGGGCGCTGGAAGTGGTGCGGGCGCTCGCTCCCTTCGACCTTCCCATCGGGGTCTCGATCTACCCGACCAGGAACACCCCCCGCCTGCTCTGGGAAGCCGGCGTTGCCGAGGTGAAGTTCAATATCGAGGCAGCAACCCCCGGGATCTTCGCCGAGATGTGTCCCGGGCAGGACTGGAACCTGCTCTGGGAGGTGCTTGCAGCGTCGGTGCGGCTCTTCGGTAAAAATCATGTCCAGAGCAACATCATCGTCGGCCTCGGCGAGAGCGACGACGAGATGGAGGAGGCGATCAGGCAACTCTGCCGCCTGGGCGTGATCCCGATCCTGCGCCCCCTTACTCCCGCTGCAGGGCTCTCGCACTATCGCCGCCCTGACGCCTCCCGGCTGCTCAGACTGCACGCCGTCGCCGCACGGGAGATGGCGGCGGCCGGGCTCGATGCTGTGCAGGCCAGGACGATGTGCGCCGCCTGCACGGGCTGCGACCTGATACCCGGGAGGGACTGA
- a CDS encoding thiamine pyrophosphate-dependent enzyme — protein MDGGEALAAALRLVADQIYTVPGYPVTDVARAADAEVCVNEKVALEYALGDSLAGRRAAVIVKNVGMNLLADPLVQATAQGLIAGVVVVAGDDPLCRASQAAEDSSYFGPLAMVPVIEPETDVFASVGAAFALSERLSRVAVLRVTPDILEAPVGPEPLVPPRTPGALAPRSLTMRGRWERARAAAAAAVPPHLPGVRVVLPAVEAPEGEPERFAARGFSRGLCPHCPYHALFTLLAERDLRPACDAGCSLLAMNPPYGIGVASYGLGSAVGVGARSTGVALIGDYALIHSGINALIDVYEKGAPLLCIVLANNRMGMVGGHEVPDVLRYIGWAGPVVCDAADTAALRRLILPANRPVTIIVRGICPGGESHEHVEC, from the coding sequence ATGGACGGGGGGGAAGCGCTTGCAGCGGCCCTGCGCCTGGTTGCCGACCAGATCTACACGGTGCCCGGCTATCCGGTGACCGATGTCGCCAGAGCGGCCGACGCCGAGGTCTGCGTCAACGAGAAGGTCGCCCTCGAGTACGCCCTCGGCGATTCGCTTGCCGGGCGGCGGGCGGCGGTGATCGTGAAAAACGTCGGCATGAACCTCCTCGCCGATCCCCTGGTGCAGGCGACGGCGCAGGGGCTCATCGCCGGCGTCGTGGTGGTGGCCGGGGACGATCCCCTCTGCCGCGCCTCGCAGGCGGCGGAGGACTCCAGCTACTTCGGCCCTCTCGCCATGGTGCCGGTGATCGAGCCCGAAACCGACGTCTTTGCATCGGTGGGGGCGGCTTTCGCCCTCTCCGAGCGTCTCTCGCGGGTGGCGGTCCTCAGGGTGACGCCTGATATCCTCGAAGCACCTGTCGGTCCGGAACCCCTTGTGCCACCCAGGACGCCGGGCGCTCTTGCTCCCCGGTCCCTCACGATGCGGGGACGGTGGGAGCGGGCGCGAGCGGCGGCGGCCGCAGCGGTTCCGCCCCATCTGCCCGGGGTGCGGGTGGTGCTCCCCGCAGTCGAGGCGCCGGAGGGTGAGCCCGAACGCTTCGCCGCCCGCGGGTTTTCCCGGGGCCTCTGTCCTCACTGTCCGTATCACGCCCTTTTCACCCTGCTCGCGGAGCGGGATCTTCGTCCGGCCTGCGACGCCGGGTGTTCGCTCCTCGCCATGAACCCGCCGTACGGGATCGGCGTCGCCTCCTACGGCCTCGGTTCTGCCGTTGGGGTCGGGGCGAGGAGTACGGGCGTGGCCCTGATCGGGGACTATGCCCTCATCCACTCGGGGATCAACGCCCTCATCGACGTGTACGAGAAGGGGGCGCCGCTCCTCTGTATCGTCCTTGCGAACAACCGGATGGGAATGGTCGGGGGCCATGAGGTGCCCGACGTCCTGCGCTATATCGGGTGGGCCGGCCCCGTCGTCTGCGACGCCGCTGACACTGCGGCGCTCAGGCGGCTGATCCTGCCAGCGAACAGACCGGTAACTATCATCGTGCGGGGCATATGCCCCGGCGGAGAGAGCCATGAACATGTGGAATGTTGA
- a CDS encoding homocitrate synthase family protein — protein sequence MNMWNVEICDVTLRDGEQTPGVSFTCEEKMEIAGLLDGIGLEVIEGGFPAVSSSEQEAVKAICRMGLDARICALSRAKKEDIDAALDCGVDMVSVFLPTSDLHIRHKYARPRDEVLMEAMAMVEYAHDHGVEVRFGAEDASRTDPFFLLRAYREAVSHGADLVTFTDTVGCLMPVEIRAAVEEIIPSVSVPLCIHCHDDMGCATANTITAAASGAFQLHTTVNGIGERAGNAALEEVLVLLSMKGGISRYDLSLLHKLSETVAKAAGMPVARNKAIVGAHAFSHESGIHIAAILKDPETYEYVKPALVGCERTFILGKHTGRHAVRHVAASLGYDLAEDEITWVLAEVKRRSEAKCAVTSELLHEILCAAREGGRQ from the coding sequence ATGAACATGTGGAATGTTGAGATCTGCGATGTCACGCTGCGTGACGGTGAACAGACGCCCGGCGTTTCGTTCACCTGCGAAGAGAAGATGGAGATCGCCGGGCTGCTCGACGGCATCGGCCTCGAGGTGATCGAAGGCGGGTTTCCTGCGGTCTCTTCGAGCGAACAGGAGGCCGTAAAGGCGATATGCCGCATGGGGCTCGACGCCCGGATCTGCGCCCTGTCCCGTGCGAAGAAGGAGGACATCGACGCTGCCCTCGACTGCGGGGTGGATATGGTCTCGGTCTTCCTGCCGACCTCGGACCTCCATATCAGGCACAAGTACGCAAGGCCTCGGGATGAGGTGCTGATGGAGGCGATGGCGATGGTCGAGTACGCCCACGACCACGGTGTCGAGGTCAGGTTCGGGGCCGAGGACGCCTCCCGGACCGATCCGTTCTTCCTCCTCAGGGCGTACCGGGAGGCGGTCTCGCACGGCGCCGACCTGGTTACCTTCACCGATACCGTCGGCTGCCTGATGCCGGTCGAGATCAGGGCCGCCGTGGAGGAGATCATCCCGTCGGTTTCGGTCCCGCTCTGCATCCACTGCCATGACGATATGGGGTGCGCCACGGCGAACACGATCACGGCGGCGGCGTCCGGGGCCTTCCAGCTCCACACCACCGTGAACGGGATCGGGGAGCGGGCAGGAAACGCCGCCCTCGAAGAGGTGCTGGTTCTGCTCTCCATGAAGGGGGGCATCAGCCGCTACGACCTCTCGCTCCTGCACAAACTCTCGGAAACGGTGGCGAAGGCCGCCGGTATGCCGGTCGCCAGAAACAAGGCGATCGTCGGGGCGCACGCCTTCTCGCACGAGAGCGGCATCCATATCGCGGCGATCCTGAAGGACCCGGAGACCTATGAATACGTGAAGCCCGCCCTTGTCGGCTGCGAGCGCACGTTCATCCTGGGCAAGCACACGGGCAGGCATGCCGTCAGGCACGTGGCCGCCTCGCTCGGCTACGACCTTGCCGAGGACGAGATCACCTGGGTGCTCGCCGAGGTGAAGAGGCGGAGCGAGGCGAAGTGCGCGGTGACCTCTGAACTCCTCCATGAGATCCTCTGTGCGGCCAGAGAGGGGGGCAGACAGTGA
- a CDS encoding 3-isopropylmalate dehydratase/homoaconitate hydratase family large subunit, which translates to MSTLSERILGAGAGAYVDRTVDRAYVHDGTGLLARAAWTEIGSGVFTDPDRRYLIFDHIVPANTSTTADLQQEMREFAAMTGMHFFEVGAGVCHQVMAEGRALPGEVIVGADSHSCTLGAFGAFATGVGATDMAGIWATGGTWFRVPETTGIFLEGTLSGAASAKDVALAYVGALGMDGATYRALEFVGDGAASLSMADRLTLCNMAVETGAKAGIFYADRTTRDYLAGFGIAAEPQVPHAGGYPDEIAIDLEDVVPLLALPPRVDTVCPVAEKEGLPVDQVFLGTCTGGRYEDLAAFAALVRGKQVAVRTVVVPASRAVLMQAVSTGVLADLVAAGCAVATPGCGPCLGAHMGVLGEGEVCLSTANRNFKNRMGVGGEIYLASPMTAAATALVGAITSPEEFL; encoded by the coding sequence GTGAGCACCCTATCAGAGCGGATCCTGGGTGCCGGAGCCGGCGCCTACGTGGACCGGACCGTCGACCGCGCCTATGTCCATGACGGCACCGGGCTGCTCGCCCGCGCCGCCTGGACCGAGATCGGGTCGGGCGTCTTTACCGACCCGGACCGGCGCTACCTGATCTTCGACCACATCGTCCCGGCGAACACCTCGACGACCGCCGATCTCCAGCAGGAGATGCGGGAGTTCGCCGCCATGACCGGGATGCACTTCTTCGAGGTCGGTGCCGGCGTCTGCCATCAGGTGATGGCCGAAGGCCGCGCCCTCCCCGGCGAGGTGATCGTCGGGGCCGATTCGCACTCGTGCACCCTCGGCGCCTTCGGGGCGTTTGCCACCGGGGTCGGGGCGACCGACATGGCCGGCATCTGGGCGACCGGCGGCACCTGGTTCAGGGTGCCTGAGACGACCGGGATCTTCCTGGAAGGCACCCTTTCCGGTGCGGCATCGGCAAAAGACGTCGCTCTCGCCTATGTCGGCGCCCTCGGCATGGACGGGGCGACCTACCGCGCCCTCGAGTTCGTCGGGGATGGGGCGGCGTCTCTCTCGATGGCCGACCGCCTGACCCTCTGCAATATGGCGGTGGAGACCGGGGCGAAGGCCGGGATCTTCTATGCCGACCGGACGACCCGCGATTACCTCGCAGGTTTCGGCATTGCAGCAGAACCGCAGGTCCCGCACGCCGGCGGATATCCGGACGAGATCGCGATCGACCTTGAGGACGTTGTCCCCCTGCTGGCCCTGCCGCCGCGGGTGGACACGGTCTGTCCGGTGGCCGAGAAGGAGGGCCTGCCGGTGGACCAGGTCTTCCTGGGCACCTGCACCGGCGGGCGCTACGAGGACCTTGCGGCCTTCGCCGCACTCGTGCGCGGAAAACAGGTGGCGGTGCGGACGGTCGTCGTCCCGGCCTCCCGTGCGGTCCTGATGCAGGCGGTCTCGACCGGCGTCCTTGCCGACCTCGTCGCCGCCGGGTGCGCCGTGGCGACGCCCGGGTGCGGCCCGTGCCTCGGGGCCCATATGGGCGTTCTTGGAGAGGGCGAGGTCTGCCTCTCCACGGCGAACCGGAACTTCAAGAACCGGATGGGCGTCGGCGGGGAGATCTATCTCGCCTCGCCCATGACTGCGGCGGCAACGGCGCTTGTGGGCGCCATCACCTCTCCGGAGGAATTTCTATGA
- a CDS encoding LeuD/DmdB family oxidoreductase small subunit yields MRGTGRAVCLGRDIDTDLIIAGRYLRTKDRSVWAAHALEDLDPALAGRLSGAVIVAGGNFGCGSSREQAAIALRDAGVVAVAAPSFARIFFRNAVNIGLPVLECEIPCRDGDQVTFDLEEGWIEAGGIRRAVSPLSPRMRAILAAGGLVPFLCGGPR; encoded by the coding sequence ATGAGGGGCACCGGGCGCGCTGTCTGTCTCGGCCGGGACATCGACACCGACCTGATCATCGCCGGGCGCTACCTGCGGACGAAGGACCGATCGGTCTGGGCGGCGCACGCCCTTGAAGACCTCGATCCCGCCCTTGCAGGGAGGCTCTCGGGGGCGGTGATCGTGGCGGGCGGCAATTTCGGCTGCGGCTCGTCGCGCGAGCAGGCGGCCATCGCCCTCAGGGACGCCGGGGTCGTCGCCGTGGCGGCGCCTTCGTTTGCCAGAATCTTTTTTCGCAACGCCGTCAACATAGGACTGCCTGTGCTCGAGTGCGAGATCCCCTGCAGGGACGGCGATCAGGTCACGTTCGATCTCGAAGAGGGCTGGATCGAGGCTGGCGGTATCCGCCGGGCCGTCAGCCCTCTTTCGCCGCGTATGCGTGCGATCCTTGCTGCAGGGGGTCTTGTACCGTTCCTGTGCGGAGGACCTCGATGA
- a CDS encoding DUF7714 family protein gives MIFPEECKYIGLANGRPLGNRVYFLSRWLIRQTVDGYEVLAVRLADGKDLMREIVGEEVLATPDETILYPDPVNFNDRALLVRLAKEGGHRCTIFQSPDESRIFVIDPEPADLLTVHVYDIIPPRPHLAAILEELEEVGLFGDLGIAFEYHIRDIRDTAAEVYPCRAGGFDLTLDTDRLAGTERVAGCLTARQFCAENYGSGVVIDEICPLTQVAEEPFIARCCRADREGVGVWNGKLGGVVHWGASPHTIDRILREALAAWREHEGRNRSG, from the coding sequence ATGATCTTTCCGGAAGAGTGCAAATATATCGGGCTTGCGAACGGCCGACCCCTGGGTAACCGCGTGTATTTTCTTTCCCGCTGGCTGATCAGGCAGACCGTGGACGGCTACGAGGTGCTTGCCGTCCGCCTTGCCGATGGCAAAGACCTGATGCGGGAGATCGTCGGCGAGGAAGTGCTGGCCACCCCGGACGAGACGATCCTCTATCCAGACCCGGTGAACTTCAACGACCGCGCTCTCCTGGTCAGGCTTGCGAAGGAGGGGGGCCACCGGTGCACGATCTTTCAGAGCCCCGACGAGTCCAGGATCTTCGTGATCGATCCTGAGCCCGCGGACCTCCTCACCGTGCACGTCTACGACATCATCCCGCCGCGGCCCCATCTCGCCGCCATCCTGGAGGAACTCGAAGAGGTCGGGCTCTTCGGCGACCTCGGCATCGCCTTCGAGTACCATATCAGGGATATCAGGGATACGGCCGCCGAGGTCTATCCCTGCCGGGCCGGGGGGTTCGACCTGACCCTGGACACCGACCGCCTTGCGGGCACCGAACGGGTGGCCGGATGCCTCACGGCGCGGCAGTTCTGCGCTGAAAACTACGGGTCCGGCGTGGTGATCGACGAGATCTGCCCCCTGACGCAGGTGGCCGAGGAACCTTTCATCGCCCGGTGCTGCCGGGCCGACCGCGAGGGCGTCGGCGTCTGGAACGGGAAACTCGGCGGCGTCGTCCACTGGGGCGCCTCCCCCCACACGATCGACCGGATCCTGCGGGAAGCGCTTGCCGCATGGAGGGAGCATGAAGGTCGCAATCGTTCCGGGTGA
- a CDS encoding isocitrate/isopropylmalate dehydrogenase family protein, translating into MKVAIVPGDGIGREVVPVAEGVLRLLHPDWDYYPVEVGYGRWERCGAAIGSEEMRALSEADAILFGAVTTPPDPDYRSVLLQIRHDLDLYANVRPVRGPGVDITIVRENTEGLYSGIEWNLPGSACTLRVVTERGSRRIARFAAGLVRGGRLTIGTKANVIKSDVLFRRCAIDEAEAAGVAWEEKYIDALCLDVLVHPARYGVIVTTNIFGDILSDAAGYLVGGLGMLPSANIGDKHAFFEPVHGSAPDIAGRGIANPVAAIRSAALLLAHSGYADEAAAVDAAVDAALVAGVRTPDLGGAASTVQVGEAVFGRIRERML; encoded by the coding sequence ATGAAGGTCGCAATCGTTCCGGGTGACGGGATCGGCCGCGAGGTCGTCCCGGTGGCCGAGGGCGTGCTCCGCCTCCTCCACCCTGACTGGGACTACTACCCTGTCGAGGTCGGTTACGGCCGCTGGGAGCGCTGCGGCGCCGCCATCGGTTCTGAGGAGATGCGCGCCCTCTCGGAAGCCGATGCGATCCTCTTCGGCGCCGTGACGACCCCGCCCGACCCGGATTACCGGAGCGTCCTCCTCCAGATCAGGCACGATCTCGACCTTTATGCGAATGTGCGGCCGGTGAGGGGGCCGGGCGTCGATATCACCATCGTGCGGGAGAACACCGAAGGGCTCTATTCTGGGATCGAGTGGAATCTGCCGGGAAGCGCCTGCACCCTGCGGGTGGTCACCGAGCGGGGGAGCCGGCGGATCGCACGCTTTGCCGCCGGGCTCGTTCGAGGGGGGCGCCTCACGATCGGGACGAAGGCGAACGTGATCAAGTCAGACGTCCTCTTCCGCCGGTGCGCGATCGACGAGGCCGAGGCGGCGGGCGTGGCCTGGGAGGAGAAATACATCGACGCCCTCTGCCTGGACGTGCTGGTGCACCCGGCCCGCTATGGGGTGATCGTGACGACGAACATCTTCGGCGACATCCTCTCGGACGCCGCCGGCTATCTTGTCGGCGGTCTCGGCATGCTCCCGTCGGCGAACATCGGCGATAAACACGCCTTTTTCGAGCCGGTGCACGGTTCTGCTCCAGATATTGCCGGGCGGGGGATCGCGAATCCGGTGGCGGCGATCCGTTCTGCGGCACTGCTCCTTGCACATTCCGGCTACGCGGATGAGGCGGCAGCCGTTGATGCGGCGGTGGATGCCGCCCTTGTTGCGGGGGTGCGGACGCCCGACCTCGGGGGTGCGGCCTCGACCGTGCAGGTGGGCGAGGCGGTGTTCGGTCGGATCAGGGAACGGATGCTCTGA
- a CDS encoding VOC family protein produces MATIVHFDLPAEDLERAKTFYSSLFGWTFELAPGWTDFYLITTTAEDGSPGVGGGMGKRGAPDQRIANYIGVPSVDACLADVTRLGGKVVLQKTVVQKFGYLAICEDTEGNTFGLWEEDAGAE; encoded by the coding sequence ATGGCAACCATTGTCCATTTTGACCTGCCCGCCGAAGATCTCGAACGCGCGAAGACCTTCTATTCCAGCCTTTTTGGGTGGACGTTCGAACTGGCCCCGGGCTGGACGGATTTTTACCTTATCACCACCACCGCCGAAGACGGTTCGCCCGGTGTCGGCGGCGGGATGGGAAAGCGGGGGGCGCCGGACCAGAGGATCGCCAACTACATCGGGGTGCCGTCTGTCGACGCCTGTCTGGCCGACGTGACCCGCCTCGGCGGAAAGGTGGTGCTCCAGAAAACAGTCGTGCAGAAATTCGGGTACCTGGCCATATGCGAGGACACCGAGGGGAACACCTTCGGGCTCTGGGAGGAAGACGCCGGAGCGGAGTGA
- a CDS encoding ABC transporter ATP-binding protein, translated as MLVAVMEKHLRDYTLDLEIAVGDGETLVLIGENGAGKSTVLNLVAGLLHPDAGSITLSGRTLFDDGTRTVLPPEDRRIGYVLQNYALFPHMSVAGNVAFGLLSRGVPKGEAQERAAGMLGRMGIAAHADDPPGALSGGQRQRVALARALVTDPDLLLLDEPLAALDVRTKNVMRKELRACIREAGIPAVIVTHALRDALELGDRIAVIEEGRITASGTPDDILRPGANSFVANFFCSCVHGVREGESQG; from the coding sequence ATGCTCGTTGCAGTCATGGAAAAACACCTCAGAGACTATACCCTCGATCTCGAGATCGCCGTTGGCGATGGCGAGACGCTGGTCCTGATCGGGGAGAACGGCGCCGGAAAGTCCACGGTGCTCAACCTGGTCGCCGGCCTCCTCCACCCGGACGCGGGGAGCATCACCCTTTCGGGCAGGACGCTCTTCGACGACGGCACAAGGACCGTCCTCCCGCCGGAGGACCGGCGTATCGGCTACGTCCTCCAGAACTACGCACTCTTCCCGCACATGAGCGTGGCCGGGAACGTCGCCTTCGGCCTCCTCTCCCGGGGCGTCCCGAAGGGAGAGGCGCAGGAGCGGGCGGCAGGGATGCTCGGCCGGATGGGGATCGCCGCCCACGCGGACGATCCCCCGGGCGCCCTTTCCGGGGGGCAGCGGCAGCGGGTCGCCCTCGCGCGGGCGCTGGTGACCGACCCCGATCTCCTCCTCCTCGACGAACCCCTCGCGGCCCTCGACGTCAGGACGAAAAATGTGATGCGAAAGGAACTGCGGGCCTGCATCAGGGAGGCCGGGATACCAGCGGTCATCGTCACCCACGCCCTGCGGGACGCCCTCGAACTCGGCGACCGGATCGCCGTGATCGAGGAGGGGCGGATCACCGCCTCGGGCACCCCCGACGATATCCTGAGGCCGGGAGCGAACAGTTTCGTGGCGAATTTCTTCTGCAGTTGTGTGCACGGCGTGAGAGAAGGGGAGTCGCAGGGCTGA
- a CDS encoding ABC transporter permease → MRSEGRRRAGTACAALGASLLFGGFLLFVTVPVVSLFLRISPEAFIASLADPVVTDALVLSLATAGASVGIVMLCGTPISYINARIAYRGRGIIDTLIDIPVILPPAVAGLALLMAFGRYGVLGSYLSICGIEVAYTTLAVVLAQVFVASPFYIKQARASFEAVDRSLEDAARTLGASPVRTFARITMPLAAGGLVSGAVMTFARALSEFGATIMFAGNIQGRTQTMPLAIYTAMQGDLDASLALAVILVIISFGVITGVRYAVRR, encoded by the coding sequence ATCCGGTCTGAGGGGAGGAGACGGGCCGGGACGGCCTGCGCGGCCCTCGGCGCCTCCCTCCTTTTCGGGGGGTTCCTGCTCTTCGTCACGGTCCCGGTCGTCTCGCTCTTCCTGCGGATCTCGCCCGAGGCGTTCATCGCCTCCCTCGCCGACCCGGTCGTCACCGACGCCCTGGTCCTGAGTCTTGCGACGGCAGGCGCATCTGTCGGGATCGTCATGCTCTGCGGGACGCCGATCTCCTACATCAACGCACGGATCGCCTACCGGGGGCGGGGCATCATCGACACGCTCATCGACATTCCGGTGATCCTCCCGCCGGCCGTCGCGGGGCTTGCCCTGCTGATGGCCTTCGGACGCTACGGCGTACTCGGGAGTTACCTGAGCATATGCGGGATCGAGGTCGCCTACACCACGCTCGCCGTGGTGCTCGCCCAGGTCTTCGTCGCATCGCCGTTCTACATCAAACAGGCGCGTGCGAGCTTCGAAGCGGTCGACCGCAGCCTCGAGGACGCCGCCCGGACGCTCGGGGCATCGCCCGTGCGGACCTTCGCCAGGATCACGATGCCCCTCGCCGCGGGCGGGCTCGTGTCAGGGGCGGTGATGACGTTTGCCCGTGCCCTCAGCGAGTTCGGGGCGACGATCATGTTTGCAGGGAACATCCAGGGGCGGACCCAGACGATGCCCCTTGCGATCTACACCGCCATGCAGGGAGACCTCGACGCCTCCCTCGCCCTGGCGGTGATCCTGGTGATCATCTCGTTCGGCGTCATCACCGGGGTTCGATACGCAGTCAGGAGGTAA